The genome window CCTTTTATTGTACTTGCTTTCTGCTCTGGAAGGACCTCGGCAAAGAACGTGGTCAATCCAAGCTCATTAGCCACGTAGGATGCTGTCTGCCTGTTATCCCCGGTGAGCATGGCTACTTCCAAGCCCATCTCTTTCAGGGCCCGAACAGCCTCTCTAGACTCCTCTCTTATCAAATCCGCCATGGCGATTAAGCCCTGGATTTTTTTATCTGCTGAAACGTAAACAACTGTCTTACCCTGAGACGAAAGTTTTGAGACCACATCCTGATATTCTTCAGGATTTATCCCTAAGTCCTTCACCAGGTTTGCATTTCCTATATAAACCTCGCTGTTACCGATAATAGCCCTGGCGCCTTTTCCCGGAATAGCTGTAAACTTTTCAGCTTTTATGCTTTGAAAGCCATCTTCCTGTGCTTTTTTAACTATTCCTTTTGCTATAACGTGCTCCGAATTAACCTCTACGGCAACGGCATTTTCCAGAATCTCTTTATCTCTCCAGTTCCCCAGCTTAATGATATCTGTAACTCCGAACTCCCCTTTTGTTAAGGTTCCTGTTTTATCGAACACTACAATGTCGATATTCTTCGCGATTTCAAGCGCTTCTGCGTTCTTTATGAGCATCCCTCTATTGGCAGCCATGGTTGTGGATATCGATGTTACGGCTGGAATTGCTAAACCCAGAGCATGAGGGCAGGCAATAACTATGACCGTGATAGCAAGGGTTAGAGCAAAAAGACTACCTGCCCCGACCCCAAACCAGAAAATGAATGTACCTCCGCCTACAAAGACTGCTATAATAGTCAGGTAACTGGCTGCTCTATCTGCAAGCTTCTGAACCCGGGGCTTAGAAGTCATGGCTTGTTCAACAAGGTTTATAATTTGAGCGATAGCTGTATCTTCCCCTGTTTTTGTCACCCGGACCTGGATTGCACCTTCAATATTTATCGTTCCGCCAATAACTTCGCTTTCTTTCCTCTTTTCTACAGGCTTTGACTCTCCCGTAACCATGGATTCATTGATTGAAGTTTCGCCCTCTACCACCGCTCCATCTACTGGAACTTTTTCCCCGGGTCTGATAAGAACGATGTCTCCAACTTTAAGCTCAGAAGTAGGAATCTCGACTATCTCACCGTTCCTTATTAGATTAGCTGTAGGCGGAATCAGTTTCACAAGCTCTTTCAATGCTCCAGATGCGCTTCTCTCTGCTTTCATTTCCATCCAGTGACCAAAAAGAATAAATGTTGCCAAGGTGCTAATCTCCCAGTAAAAGTCCGGCGCTGTGAAAATGAAAGTAGAGCCTAAACTATATAAATACCCTGACAGAAGAGCAATGCTCACGAGAACATTCATATCAAGAGTATGCAGCTTAAAAGCTTTAACTGAGCCTCTGTAGAAAATGAAACCTCCATACAAAATCACAACAGAAGCTGTAAGAACAAGCAGGTATCTCCAGATTGGAGATGGCGGCAGGGTATAGCCGGCCCATGACTGTATCGACGGCGAGAGTATCAGAACAGGAATCGTGAAGATTGCAGCAACAATAAAATGCCTCTTCATCTCAGCCTCCATCATTGCATGGTGGTCATGCGGTGCAGGTTTCTTCATTTTCGCTGCTTCATGCTCCATGTGGGCTTTGCCATAGACCGTTTTTTCTTCCTCACAGCGTATTCCGCATTTCTTTAACTCTTCGATTATATCCCCTGCACTGACCATGCCCTTATGGACTCTAACAGTCAGTAAGTTGTTCACAGGGTCGAATG of Candidatus Methanoperedens sp. contains these proteins:
- a CDS encoding copper-translocating P-type ATPase gives rise to the protein MMEAEMKRHFIVAAIFTIPVLILSPSIQSWAGYTLPPSPIWRYLLVLTASVVILYGGFIFYRGSVKAFKLHTLDMNVLVSIALLSGYLYSLGSTFIFTAPDFYWEISTLATFILFGHWMEMKAERSASGALKELVKLIPPTANLIRNGEIVEIPTSELKVGDIVLIRPGEKVPVDGAVVEGETSINESMVTGESKPVEKRKESEVIGGTINIEGAIQVRVTKTGEDTAIAQIINLVEQAMTSKPRVQKLADRAASYLTIIAVFVGGGTFIFWFGVGAGSLFALTLAITVIVIACPHALGLAIPAVTSISTTMAANRGMLIKNAEALEIAKNIDIVVFDKTGTLTKGEFGVTDIIKLGNWRDKEILENAVAVEVNSEHVIAKGIVKKAQEDGFQSIKAEKFTAIPGKGARAIIGNSEVYIGNANLVKDLGINPEEYQDVVSKLSSQGKTVVYVSADKKIQGLIAMADLIREESREAVRALKEMGLEVAMLTGDNRQTASYVANELGLTTFFAEVLPEQKASTIKGLQDQGKRTAMVGDGINDAPALVQANVGIAIGAGTDVAVESADVVLIRNDPRDVSKLIRLSNKTMRKMNENLVWATGYNVVAIPIAAGILVPFGIVLRPEFAAITMSASSISVVINALLMKRAKI